One part of the Amaranthus tricolor cultivar Red isolate AtriRed21 chromosome 16, ASM2621246v1, whole genome shotgun sequence genome encodes these proteins:
- the LOC130803085 gene encoding non-classical arabinogalactan protein 30 produces the protein MKRAQNLFLLSVLLVAISIPYSTANEYESPTKPYPKQHNTPPKMTANVVVEGIVYCQSCKYSGTWSLDEAKPIKGAKIGVICRNYKDRISYYKTYSTDSGGYFYAKLDGFTMRHQLLDHPLQACVVKLVSSPIDECDVFTNINYGFNGAALRYEKKKIMNKGYEAVIYAAGPLAFRPEYCMPNQY, from the coding sequence atgaaaagagctcaaaatttgtttctattatcAGTTCTTCTGGTAGCTATATCCATTCCTTATTCAACTGCAAATGAATACGAATCACCAACAAAACCATATCCTAAACAACACAATACACCACCAAAAATGACAGCAAATGTTGTGGTTGAAGGGATAGTTTACTGTCAAAGCTGCAAGTACTCAGGAACGTGGTCGCTCGATGAGGCTAAACCCATCAAGGGTGCTAAAATCGGAGTCATTTGCAGGAACTATAAGGATAGAATCAGCTACTACAAGACTTACAGTACTGACAGTGGCGGCTACTTTTACGCGAAACTTGATGGATTCACGATGAGACATCAGCTTCTTGATCATCCCCTGCAAGCTTGTGTTGTGAAGCTGGTTTCTTCTCCTATTGATGAATGTGATGTTTTTACTAATATTAACTATGGTTTTAATGGAGCTGCACTTCGGTATGAGAAGAAGAAGATTATGAACAAGGGTTATGAGGCTGTGATCTATGCTGCTGGTCCCTTGGCTTTCCGCCCTGAGTACTGTATGCCAAACCAATACTGA